The Triticum dicoccoides isolate Atlit2015 ecotype Zavitan chromosome 6A, WEW_v2.0, whole genome shotgun sequence genome has a window encoding:
- the LOC119316195 gene encoding disease resistance protein Pik-2-like — translation MEMVLVSAATGALKPVLEKLFALMGDEYKRFKGVRGEIQFLMDELTAMHAFLLKMSEEEEPDEQDKVWMTAVRELSYDMEDSIDDFMQGVGNKDSKPDGFIEKIKNSLGKLGKMKARRRIGNEIHDLKKQIIDVAERNERYKTRQAISNIKNEVVDPRALVIFEHASKLIGMDRPKADLAKLLNKKNGWVSSKEEEPLKIVSIVGSGGLGKTTLANQVYQEHKEEFQCCAFLSVSRRPDMMNILRNILSQVSNQCYDDTKAGSIQQVISNITEFLADKSINLITIACLDF, via the exons ATGGAGATGGTTCTGGTGAGCGCGGCGACGGGTGCACTGAAACCTGTCCTAGAGAAGTTGTTTGCCCTCATGGGTGACGAGTACAAGCGTTTTAAGGGTGTGCGTGGTGAGATTCAGTTCCTCATGGATGAGCTCACCGCCATGCATGCCTTTCTCCTCAAGATGTCTGAGGAGGAGGAacctgatgagcaagataaagtgTGGATGACTGCGGTGCGGGAGCTCTCCTATGACATGGAGGACTCGATCGATGACTTCATGCAAGGTGTTGGCAACAAAGATTCAAAGCCAGATGGCTTCATAGAGAAGATCAAGAACTCACTTGGGAAGTTAGGGAAGATGAAGGCTCGTCGTAGGATTGGTAACGAGATCCATGATCTGAAAAAACAGATCATTGATGTCGCCGAGAGGAATGAAAGGTACAAGACCCGGCAGGCCATCTCCAACATAAAAAATGAAGTTGTTGACCCTAGAGCTCTTGTTATCTTTGAGCATGCCTCAAAGCTCATCGGAATGGATAGACCAAAGGCTGATCTAGCCAAACTGTTGAATAAGAAAAATGGATGGGTGTCATCGAAGGAGGAAGAGCCGCTGAAAATAGTTTCCATTGTTGGATCTGGAGGATTGGGCAAGACAACTCTTGCAAATCAAGTGTATCAAGAGCACAAAGAGGAATTCCAGTGTTGTGCTTTCCTATCCGTGTCACGGAGGCCAGACATGATGAACATCCTCAGAAATATTCTTAGTCAAGTCAGCAATCAATGTTACGATGACACCAAAGCAGGgagcatacaacaagtcatcagcaACATCACAGAATTCCTTGCGGACAAAAG TATTAATCTTATTACAATCGCATGTTTAGATTTTTAA
- the LOC119316194 gene encoding disease resistance protein RGA5-like: MEAALVSAVTGALKPVLEKLATLLGDEYKRLKGVHGEIKFLTDELAAMHAFLVKMSEEGDPDVQDKVWMTAVRELSYDMEDSIDDFMQGADQKDAKPDGFIEKIKSSLGKLGKMKTHHRIGKEIQGLKKQIIEVGQRNARYKNREDFSSTRNATVDPRALAIFEHASKLIGIDEPKCEIIKMLTQDDGVASTQHQIKMVSIVGAGSMGKTTLANQVYQELKGQFECHNFLSVSRNPDMMCILRTILSEVTGQKYGDTKSGSIQQVISKINDFLAESRYLIVVDDIWKEESWDVLKCAFPSSNYGSKIITTTRISNVAHSCHSSFRGHIYNIKPLNMVHSRQLFYGRLFNSKENCPAYLEEVSDQILAKCDGLPLAIIAISGLLANTEQTEHHWNQVKASIGCALERNSSVQRMIKILSLSYFDLPIHLKTCLLYLSIFPEDSVIEKKGLIRRWIGEGFIHKEGRYTTYELGEKYFNELINRSLIQPVEMTRYGNVWSCRVHDTILDFIIFKSIEENFVTLVGVPNLTVGTQNKVRRLAIQVKDREDYFVLSGIVLSHVRSFSLFRGLVEIPSLNEFKHLRVLVLRDCSQMENHHLVNIVGLFQLRYLDLRETDISELPEQIGHLQCLEILDLRWCGLHELPASIVNLERLVNLMVCSKVKFPAGILKMQSLERLGEVGVFKEPLNLLQEVGQLKNLKKLKLCFEFDHHTQHAVASKECKKAVASCLDKLVSQNLRFLEVEFAGDLLEGQFFSTLLSLEQLLTYASWIPQVPKWMGSLVNLRKLRLEVTRLEQEDLCILGALPALLILDLCRTWVNEGTRVRIGGEVGFQCLKQFVYDTGVNFGVDLMFAVGSMSNLEKLYLSFLAIKGESFDFGIENLPRLITIRCNACSEIGADVDLKAAMERAARMNPNHPTILYDGEYDAVGSSRHC, encoded by the exons ATGGAGGCCGCTCTGGTGAGTGCAGTGACGGGGGCCCTGAAACCCGTCCTGGAGAAGCTGGCTACTTTGCTGGGAGACGAGTACAAGCGTCTCAAGGGGGTGCATGGCGAGATCAAGTTCCTCACGGACGAGCTCGCCGCCATGCATGCCTTTCTCGTGAAGATGTCAGAGGAGGGGGATCCTGATGTGCAGGATAAGGTGTGGATGACGGCGGTGAGGGAGCTCTCATATGACATGGAGGACTCTATCGATGACTTCATGCAAGGTGCCGACCAGAAAGATGCAAAGCCAGATGGTTTCATAgagaagatcaagtcctcgctagGGAAGTTGGGAAAGATGAAGACTCATCATCGGATTGGCAAGGAGATTCAAGGTTTGAAGAAACAAATCATTGAGGTGGGCCAGAGGAATGCAAGGTACAAGAACCGTGAGGATTTCTCTAGCACCAGAAATGCAACTGTTGACCCCAGAGCGCTTGCTATCTTTGAGCATGCCTCAAAACTCATCGGAATTGATGAACCGAAGTGTGAGATAATAAAAATGTTGACACAAGATGATGGAGTTGCTTCAACCCAACACCAAATAAAGATGGTCTCTATTGTTGGAGCTGGAAGTATGGGCAAGACAACCCTTGCAAACCAAGTGTATCAGGAGCTCAAAGGGCAATTTGAGTGTCACAATTTCTTATCCGTGTCAAGAAATCCAGACATGATGTGTATCTTGAGGACTATTCTTAGTGAAGTTACTGGTCAAAAATATGGTGACACTAAATCAGGGAGTATACAACAAGTCATCAGCAAGATCAATGATTTCCTAGCAGA GAGCAGGTACTTGATTGTTGTTGACGATATATGGAAGGAGGAGTCATGGGATGTTCTGAAGTGTGCATTCCCTTCAAGCAATTATGGCAGTAAAATAATCACTACTACTCGCATCAGCAATGTTGCTCATTCGTGCCATTCATCTTTCCGAGGCCATATTTATAATATAAAACCTCTTAATATGGTACACTCGAGACAATTATTCTATGGAAGACTATTCAACTCCAAAGAAAACTGCCCTGCATATCTTGAAGAAGTTTCTGACCAGATCTTGGCAAAATGTGATGGTTTACCTCTGGCAATCATTGCTATATCTGGTTTGCTGGCTAACACTGAACAAACAGAGCATCATTGGAATCAAGTAAAAGCTTCAATTGGATGTGCACTTGAAAGGAACTCAAGTGTCCAAAGAATGATAAAGATATTGTCACTTAGTTACTTTGATCTGCCTATTCATCTAAAAACTTGTCTTTTATATCTCAGTATATTTCCAGAGGATTCTGTTATTGAGAAAAAGGGCCTGATAAGGAGATGGATTGGTGAAGGATTCATTCATAAAGAAGGCAGGTATACAACATATGAGTTAGGAGAGAAGTATTTCAATGAGCTCATCAATAGAAGTTTGATCCAACCGGTGGAAATGACCAGATATGGCAATGTGTGGAGTTGTCGAGTACATGACACAATTCTTGATTTCATCATATTCAAGTCCATTGAAGAAAACTTTGTTACATTAGTTGGTGTTCCTAATCTAACCGTTGGGACACAAAACAAAGTCCGGCGGCTCGCTATACAAGTGAAAGACAGAGAAGATTATTTTGTTCTAAGCGGCATTGTATTGTCTCATGTCCGATCATTTAGTTTATTTCGGGGTCTTGTGGAAATCCCTTCTCTCAATGAGTTCAAGCATTTGCGTGTTCTGGTCCTTAGAGATTGCAGTCAAATGGAAAACCATCATCTTGTGAATATAGTGGGGTTATTTCAGTTGAGGTACCTTGACCTTAGAGAAACAGACATAAGTGAGCTCCCAGAACAGATCGGACATTTACAGTGCTTAGAGATTCTAGACCTAAGATGGTGCGGGCTACATGAACTGCCTGCAAGTATTGTTAATCTAGAAAGGCTGGTGAACCTAATGGTTTGCAGTAAGGTTAAATTTCCTGCTGGAATTTTGAAGATGCAATCACTGGAGAGGTTGGGTGAGGTTGGGGTCTTCAAGGAGCCATTAAACCTCCTGCAAGAAGTTGGTCAGCTCAAGAATCTGAAGAAGTTGAAACTCTGTTTTGAATTTGATCATCACACTCAACATGCAGTTGCAAGTAAGGAGTGCAAGAAAGCCGTTGCATCTTGCCTTGATAAGCTAGTCAGTCAGAACCTTCGTTTTCTTGAAGTTGAGTTTGCGGGCGACTTGTTAGAGGGACAATTCTTCTCTACTCTGCTCAGTCTTGAACAACTTTTGACTTATGCGTCATGGATCCCGCAAGTTCCGAAATGGATGGGCTCCCTTGTCAACCTGCGGAAGTTACGACTTGAGGTGACGAGACTAGAGCAAGAAGATCTGTGCATCCTTGGAGCCTTACCTGCTCTGCTCATTCTGGATCTGTGCCGAACATGGGTGAATGAAGGCACAAGGGTCAGAATTGGTGGAGAAGTTGGATTCCAATGCTTGAAACAGTTTGTTTATGATACGGGTGTTAATTTCGGGGTGGATCTGATGTTTGCAGTAGGATCCATGTCCAATTTAGAAAAACTCTATCTTTCTTTTCTCGCGATTAAAGGCGAGTCTTTTGATTTCGGGATTGAAAACCTCCCCCGCCTTATTACTATCAGGTGCAATGCATGTAGCGAGATTGGGGCCGATGTGGACTTAAAGGCTGCCATGGAGAGAGCAGCCAGGATGAATCCCAACCATCCTACTATACTCTATGATGGAGAGTATGATGCAGTG GGCTCATCAAGGCATTGCTGA